From Spartinivicinus ruber, the proteins below share one genomic window:
- a CDS encoding transglycosylase SLT domain-containing protein, with protein sequence MIGLILSITLFLAGCAHTPPPGDPHDICNIFQEKEDWYHAAKKSNDRWGTPIPVMMSIMYHESNYVANARPPRRWYWGFIPGPRISTAYGYAQALDGVWDDYRTEVGAWGDRDEFEDAVDFIGWYTNKSLRINRVKLTDSRNQYLNYHEGWGGYQRRTYRRKPWLMGVAKRVEKKARLYRYQLKKCEEELNKPSFWQWLFG encoded by the coding sequence ATGATTGGGTTAATATTGAGCATCACTCTGTTTTTAGCAGGTTGTGCTCATACCCCGCCCCCTGGAGATCCTCATGATATTTGTAATATATTCCAAGAAAAAGAGGACTGGTATCACGCTGCCAAGAAGAGTAACGACCGGTGGGGGACCCCTATCCCAGTGATGATGTCCATCATGTATCATGAGTCTAACTATGTAGCGAATGCCCGCCCACCTCGGCGTTGGTACTGGGGATTTATTCCTGGGCCGCGAATTTCAACTGCCTATGGCTATGCTCAGGCATTGGATGGGGTTTGGGACGATTACCGCACCGAAGTAGGGGCCTGGGGGGATCGTGATGAGTTTGAGGATGCGGTGGACTTTATTGGTTGGTACACCAATAAGTCATTACGCATTAATAGGGTAAAGCTGACGGATTCTCGTAATCAGTACCTGAATTACCATGAAGGTTGGGGAGGTTATCAGCGCCGCACGTATCGCCGTAAGCCATGGTTGATGGGGGTGGCGAAACGTGTTGAAAAGAAAGCTAGGTTGTATCGTTATCAGCTAAAAAAGTGTGAAGAAGAGTTGAATAAACCCAGCTTTTGGCAATGGCTATTTGGCTAA
- the zipA gene encoding cell division protein ZipA, with protein MDIGLRESLIIIGMIVIAGILFDGYRRMKVNRRRARDLSLGMGAGLQNDADDFNNELPNGGARVVAQTSEQKILEDAVALADDEPIAPEPPLINTPVVMEKTEKVTPLQQYKSAKATTKNKLVNSNPTNHKTVLEDEGDDVLVADKEDHYTTGVVKPTARVTNKATGQQPKNTSKQKVTKSPPVKPVKKDPVSTEHRQTSKPVEEVIIINIVAKTPEGFDGTELLHALLANGLKFGEMQIFHRHEQPDGTGSVLFSAANGVEPGYFELTSMEQLKTTVVSLFMSLPGPPEPMKAFEEMAMAAYYLARSLQGELKDEQHSVMTQQTLEHFRQRIMDYERRDLVRKQSFQ; from the coding sequence ATGGATATCGGGTTACGAGAATCGTTAATTATTATCGGCATGATAGTGATAGCCGGTATTTTATTTGATGGTTATCGTCGGATGAAAGTTAACCGGCGTCGAGCTAGAGATTTATCTTTAGGGATGGGCGCTGGGTTACAGAATGATGCTGATGACTTCAATAACGAGCTACCCAATGGAGGTGCGCGTGTAGTTGCACAAACTAGCGAACAAAAGATTCTGGAGGATGCAGTGGCATTGGCTGACGATGAGCCAATAGCACCAGAGCCACCACTCATTAATACCCCAGTGGTTATGGAGAAAACAGAAAAAGTTACGCCGCTACAGCAATACAAATCAGCGAAGGCAACTACAAAAAATAAGCTAGTAAACAGCAATCCAACCAACCATAAGACTGTCCTAGAAGATGAGGGTGATGATGTGTTGGTCGCAGATAAAGAAGATCATTATACAACAGGCGTAGTTAAGCCGACTGCTCGGGTAACCAATAAAGCAACGGGTCAGCAACCTAAAAATACTAGTAAGCAAAAGGTTACTAAAAGCCCGCCAGTTAAACCGGTAAAAAAAGACCCTGTATCTACTGAGCACAGGCAAACTAGTAAGCCGGTAGAAGAAGTGATCATAATTAATATTGTGGCTAAAACCCCCGAAGGGTTTGATGGCACTGAATTACTACATGCATTATTAGCCAATGGTCTTAAGTTCGGTGAAATGCAAATCTTTCATCGTCATGAACAACCAGATGGTACTGGCAGTGTGTTATTTAGTGCAGCCAATGGGGTAGAGCCAGGTTATTTTGAACTTACTTCCATGGAGCAACTGAAAACAACTGTAGTGAGTCTGTTTATGAGTTTGCCTGGTCCTCCTGAGCCCATGAAAGCGTTTGAAGAAATGGCCATGGCTGCCTACTATTTAGCACGGTCTTTGCAGGGAGAGTTAAAAGATGAGCAGCATAGTGTGATGACTCAGCAAACGTTGGAGCATTTCCGCCAACGAATTATGGATTATGAGCGTCGTGATTTAGTTAGAAAACAATCGTTTCAGTAA
- a CDS encoding NAD(P)/FAD-dependent oxidoreductase, with translation MRYHDTVHSESYPQSYYAATANQHSNYPRLAGNKTVDICIVGGGFTGVAAALELAERNYQVCLLEAHKIGWGASGRNGGQLIRGIGHGTEPFRPIIGQAGIDAIWQMGTEGVEIIKQRVSKYQIDCDLKWGYFDAATKPRHLRQLADYYQESIKHGYSAPLQWIGKADLKSVINTNCYLGGLVDIGSGHLHPLNLCLGEAKAAHQLGVEIYEKSPVTAIEPGVKPTVKTPYGQIQAKSVVVGCNAYLGQLLPQLAGKVLPAGSYIIASEPLPASLAQQLLPQDMAVSDQRVALDYFRLSADKRLLFGGLCHYSGQHPHNIIQALRPNMLKVFPQLSEVSIDYQWGGYIGIGANRMPQLGTLDQNIYYAQAYSGHGLNATHMMGRLIAEAISGQLERFDVFAKIKHITFPGGPLLRSPILALGMLYYRFKDCF, from the coding sequence ATGAGGTATCACGATACTGTTCACAGCGAAAGCTACCCTCAATCTTATTATGCAGCAACGGCTAACCAACACTCCAACTATCCCCGCTTAGCGGGTAATAAAACAGTTGATATCTGTATTGTTGGTGGGGGGTTTACTGGGGTTGCCGCCGCACTGGAATTAGCTGAGCGCAATTACCAGGTTTGCTTATTGGAAGCCCATAAGATTGGCTGGGGAGCTTCAGGCCGCAATGGTGGGCAACTGATCAGAGGCATTGGCCATGGTACAGAACCTTTCCGCCCAATTATTGGCCAAGCGGGGATTGATGCCATTTGGCAAATGGGTACTGAAGGGGTTGAAATAATTAAACAACGTGTCAGCAAATACCAAATCGATTGTGATTTGAAGTGGGGCTATTTTGATGCAGCCACCAAACCCAGACATCTTCGCCAACTAGCTGATTATTATCAAGAATCTATCAAACACGGTTACTCAGCCCCACTCCAATGGATCGGTAAAGCTGACCTCAAAAGCGTTATCAATACTAATTGCTACCTAGGCGGTCTTGTAGATATAGGGAGTGGCCATCTCCACCCACTCAACCTTTGCTTAGGTGAAGCTAAAGCAGCACACCAGCTCGGAGTTGAAATCTATGAGAAAAGCCCAGTGACAGCTATTGAGCCAGGCGTAAAGCCGACAGTAAAAACCCCTTATGGGCAAATTCAGGCCAAATCCGTGGTGGTTGGTTGCAATGCTTATTTAGGGCAGTTATTACCACAATTGGCAGGCAAAGTACTCCCCGCAGGTAGCTATATCATCGCCTCAGAGCCATTGCCTGCGAGCCTTGCTCAGCAATTGTTACCGCAAGATATGGCCGTCAGTGATCAACGAGTAGCGCTCGATTATTTTCGTTTATCTGCTGATAAACGGCTGCTATTTGGAGGATTATGTCATTACTCTGGCCAACACCCACACAACATTATCCAAGCATTGCGCCCCAATATGCTTAAGGTTTTTCCTCAACTATCAGAGGTAAGCATTGATTATCAGTGGGGAGGTTATATTGGCATTGGTGCTAACCGAATGCCTCAGTTGGGCACTCTTGACCAGAATATTTATTATGCACAGGCCTATTCTGGCCATGGTCTAAATGCTACTCATATGATGGGACGTTTAATTGCAGAAGCGATTAGTGGCCAGCTTGAGCGATTTGATGTCTTTGCCAAAATCAAACATATTACGTTTCCTGGTGGCCCCTTACTCCGGTCCCCGATTCTGGCCTTAGGTATGTTATATTATCGTTTTAAAGATTGTTTTTAG
- the ligA gene encoding NAD-dependent DNA ligase LigA — MSASNAVKQQVEQLRNTINEHNYHYYVKDDPIVSDVEYDRLLRELQRLEHQYPELITPTSPTQRVGAAPLAGFSEVVHELPMLSLDNAFDEQELKDFERRIQERLKTDQSIEYTCEPKLDGIAVSLLYEKGMLVRAATRGDGYTGEDITLNIRTIPSIPLQLMGDQIPPRIEVRGEVYMPKAGFEALNTKAAEKGEKTFVNPRNAAAGSLRQLDSTITASRPLEMCCYGVGIIEGWELPEKHSEVLALLGKWGFKLNPEIKVVEGAINAQGYYIQLEQKRAQLSYEIDGIVYKVNSLALQQQLGFVARAPRWAVAYKFPAQEESTVLEKVEFQVGRTGAITPVARLQPVFVGGVTVTNATLHNMDEVARLDVRPGDTVIVRRAGDVIPQVVKVIIEKRVANAQPVSLPDHCPVCDSLIERVEGEAVARCSGGLICAAQRKEAIKHFASRRAMDIDGLGEKLVEQLVDQELIKDVADLFKLTAETVAKLERMGPKSAENLINALVKAKHTTFARFIYALGIREVGEATAQQLANYFGDLTALQQADEESLQQVPDVGPIVAKHIAVFFSEPHNLAVIDRLLAYGVQWPTVEVAQVEEKPLAGNTYVLTGALSQMPRDQAKQKLQALGAKVAGSVSNKTTAVIAGEKAGSKLAKAEALGVEVLTEEQLLTLLEQYYSGES, encoded by the coding sequence ATGTCAGCATCTAATGCAGTTAAACAACAAGTTGAGCAGTTAAGAAACACCATTAATGAGCATAATTATCATTATTATGTTAAAGATGACCCGATTGTTAGTGATGTTGAATATGATCGCTTACTTCGTGAGCTACAACGTTTAGAGCATCAGTACCCTGAATTAATTACTCCTACATCACCTACTCAACGGGTAGGAGCAGCACCTCTAGCAGGGTTCAGTGAGGTGGTACATGAACTCCCAATGTTGTCTTTAGACAATGCGTTTGATGAACAAGAATTAAAAGACTTCGAGCGCCGTATACAAGAGCGACTTAAAACTGATCAATCTATTGAGTACACCTGTGAACCCAAGCTAGATGGTATTGCTGTCAGCTTACTCTATGAAAAGGGAATGTTAGTTAGAGCGGCTACGAGAGGTGATGGTTATACGGGCGAAGATATTACCCTTAATATTCGCACGATTCCTTCCATACCTTTGCAGCTGATGGGAGATCAAATTCCTCCTCGGATTGAAGTGCGTGGTGAAGTGTACATGCCAAAAGCAGGGTTTGAAGCCTTAAATACAAAAGCAGCAGAAAAAGGTGAAAAAACCTTTGTTAATCCTCGTAATGCAGCAGCGGGTAGCCTACGACAGTTGGATTCTACTATTACTGCGAGCCGTCCCCTGGAGATGTGTTGCTATGGTGTGGGAATTATAGAAGGATGGGAATTGCCAGAAAAACACAGCGAGGTATTGGCATTGTTGGGTAAGTGGGGCTTTAAACTAAACCCAGAAATTAAAGTGGTGGAGGGTGCAATAAACGCTCAGGGTTATTACATCCAACTTGAGCAAAAAAGAGCGCAACTGTCGTATGAGATAGACGGTATTGTGTATAAAGTTAACTCACTTGCTCTGCAGCAGCAATTAGGCTTTGTTGCTCGAGCACCTCGTTGGGCGGTTGCCTATAAATTTCCAGCCCAAGAAGAAAGTACTGTATTGGAAAAGGTTGAGTTTCAAGTAGGACGAACGGGCGCGATTACGCCTGTTGCACGATTACAGCCTGTATTTGTGGGTGGCGTTACTGTCACCAATGCCACACTACATAACATGGATGAAGTGGCAAGACTGGATGTACGGCCTGGTGATACTGTGATTGTACGTCGCGCGGGTGATGTTATTCCTCAGGTGGTAAAAGTGATTATTGAGAAAAGGGTAGCTAATGCCCAGCCTGTTTCACTACCTGATCATTGCCCTGTTTGTGACTCATTAATAGAGCGGGTGGAAGGTGAAGCAGTTGCTCGTTGTAGTGGCGGTTTAATTTGCGCTGCACAACGTAAAGAAGCGATCAAACATTTTGCCAGTCGTCGAGCCATGGATATAGATGGGCTAGGTGAAAAACTAGTTGAACAGCTAGTTGATCAAGAGTTAATTAAGGATGTAGCTGACTTATTTAAACTCACTGCTGAAACAGTAGCTAAATTGGAAAGAATGGGGCCAAAGTCAGCGGAAAATTTAATTAATGCATTAGTTAAAGCTAAGCATACGACATTTGCTCGATTTATTTATGCGCTGGGTATTCGAGAGGTAGGAGAGGCAACAGCCCAGCAATTAGCCAATTACTTTGGTGATTTAACTGCTTTACAACAGGCAGATGAAGAGAGCTTACAACAGGTGCCGGATGTTGGTCCCATTGTAGCAAAACATATCGCGGTATTTTTTAGTGAGCCGCATAATTTAGCAGTTATTGATCGCTTGCTTGCCTATGGAGTCCAGTGGCCAACAGTTGAAGTCGCTCAAGTGGAAGAAAAACCTCTAGCAGGTAATACTTATGTGTTAACGGGGGCTTTATCACAAATGCCTCGTGACCAGGCTAAGCAAAAATTACAAGCCTTGGGAGCAAAAGTAGCAGGTTCAGTGTCAAATAAGACAACTGCCGTCATTGCCGGCGAAAAGGCTGGCTCAAAGTTAGCCAAAGCTGAGGCCTTGGGCGTAGAAGTATTAACTGAGGAACAACTATTAACCTTGTTGGAGCAGTACTATTCTGGCGAAAGTTAA
- a CDS encoding EAL domain-containing protein, which yields MLEELPSFIVNLIVIQGVVCLCHRLRKNFTLALLYGALIIFSVLAWRYGYADFRIVKEPMSLMLVDITVYSGMIFGVILLYLYEGPFAARVAIGLIITSSLVPLINLGLASLNTSLVADGSPMHIRSMVLPSLVSAAISMLMLVSMAILWEILVWLMPGISATLRLGITMLLILLVDSVLRHNLAELSYLAGQDLLAYAWLASGVATLMACMWMAIGLRVEPLPDLSEWRKPIFSIFRNLKELQQELLETQKALELLQNPEKAAEEGATDVLMPGIGEWRGHELLDNPSIQVFSLDMDFKYTFFNETHFELMKRYTKTEIKIGIEYLPVAVEFSSEDEGIRFFNQIVRGETVQVERRYELPDQEAEVFDFRYTPMLSSDGFINGVTAFAVNITEQHRAIGKLVRSEQRWQLALEGSQDGIWDWEIHEGILFYSPRWYEMLGYSQENMILNGEEWLSLIHPEDRERTIKECQAHTCEDSEFYLSEHRKKHRDGHYIWVLERGKAQFDRNKKPIRMLGTLTDITRRKEAEERLKRSEEQLRYAFEVADEGIWDYDLVTQSIFYSPQYIAMLGYASTEFENDPQAWLQYVHPDDLPKAKAFISDHICRHGEYEDQFRMYRSNGELIHVLSRGKVVDIDVEGNPRRVIGIHKDISERVRRMEQIENLAFYDSLTNLPNRRLLMERARQSLAMAKRQNKSMGVMVIDLDKFKQVNDTLGHDVGDAVLIEIGQRVKASLREVDTLCRQGGDEFSIILPECNSLTALQLANRIREALDEPCHINEHPIELGASIGIACYPEDGDNLSELFKNADIAMYQAKHKGLHVSLFKEEQAEVMQRRVKLEKDLQKAIGSPQMYLTFQPRTNLITGQYTSVEVLTRWTHPEFGEVMPLEFIPIAENSGLIHSLGRWVVTEACRQSQEWKAAGLPVKIAVNVSETELQNNQLHKFIQQVLSEYGLSGSDLEIELTESAVMKNVEKNSVLLHHFKDIGVGVAIDDFGTGYSSLSYLNRLPISCVKIDKQFIHQISTVGGHEVDQAGIVRAIINLAKSMGIRTVAEGVETLEQQQFLQQQLCDEAQGYLFCGPVSPDEIVRQFTQNRGENGEEMKFSI from the coding sequence GTGCTGGAAGAGCTGCCGAGCTTTATTGTCAACCTGATTGTTATTCAAGGGGTAGTTTGCCTTTGTCATAGGCTTCGAAAAAACTTTACCCTAGCGCTGCTGTATGGAGCACTGATTATTTTCAGTGTGCTGGCCTGGCGTTACGGCTATGCAGATTTTCGTATCGTCAAAGAGCCAATGTCATTAATGTTGGTGGATATTACCGTGTACAGTGGCATGATCTTTGGCGTCATTTTGCTGTACCTGTACGAAGGGCCTTTTGCGGCGCGGGTGGCCATTGGTTTAATCATTACCAGTAGTTTGGTGCCACTGATTAATCTTGGTCTTGCCTCACTCAATACCAGCCTGGTTGCGGATGGTTCTCCAATGCACATTCGCTCTATGGTACTGCCTTCCTTGGTGAGTGCGGCCATCTCAATGTTAATGTTGGTATCAATGGCGATTTTATGGGAAATCCTGGTTTGGTTAATGCCTGGGATTTCAGCCACCCTCCGGCTTGGAATCACCATGTTGTTGATTTTGCTGGTTGATTCAGTATTACGCCATAACTTGGCAGAACTCAGTTATTTAGCAGGACAAGACTTACTGGCCTATGCCTGGTTAGCCAGTGGGGTAGCCACGTTAATGGCCTGTATGTGGATGGCAATTGGTTTGCGAGTTGAACCTTTACCGGATTTGTCTGAGTGGCGAAAGCCCATCTTTTCGATTTTTAGAAATTTAAAAGAGCTTCAGCAGGAATTGCTCGAAACCCAAAAAGCATTGGAATTATTACAAAACCCCGAAAAAGCAGCAGAGGAAGGCGCCACTGATGTGTTGATGCCTGGCATAGGGGAGTGGCGGGGGCATGAGTTGTTAGATAACCCCTCCATTCAAGTATTTTCTCTGGATATGGATTTTAAATATACCTTTTTTAATGAAACTCATTTTGAGCTGATGAAACGGTATACCAAAACTGAAATTAAAATAGGAATAGAATATTTACCTGTTGCGGTAGAGTTTTCTAGCGAGGATGAGGGGATTCGCTTTTTTAATCAGATTGTTCGGGGTGAAACAGTACAGGTTGAGCGCCGTTATGAATTACCTGATCAAGAAGCAGAAGTATTTGATTTTCGATATACCCCTATGTTGAGCAGTGATGGTTTTATTAATGGGGTGACAGCATTTGCTGTCAATATAACTGAGCAGCATCGAGCGATTGGTAAACTAGTGCGTTCTGAGCAGCGCTGGCAGCTGGCTTTAGAGGGTAGCCAAGATGGTATATGGGACTGGGAAATACATGAAGGGATATTATTTTACTCCCCACGCTGGTACGAGATGTTGGGTTACAGCCAGGAAAATATGATTTTAAATGGCGAAGAGTGGTTAAGTTTAATTCACCCTGAAGATCGTGAGCGAACCATTAAAGAATGCCAGGCACATACCTGTGAAGACAGTGAGTTTTATTTAAGTGAACACCGTAAAAAACACCGAGATGGTCATTATATTTGGGTGTTGGAACGGGGCAAAGCGCAGTTTGACCGTAATAAAAAGCCGATTCGTATGTTGGGAACTCTGACAGACATTACCCGGCGTAAGGAGGCGGAAGAACGCTTAAAACGCAGTGAAGAACAATTACGTTATGCATTTGAAGTAGCAGATGAAGGTATTTGGGATTATGACCTGGTTACCCAAAGTATTTTTTATAGTCCACAATATATTGCCATGTTGGGTTATGCCAGCACCGAATTTGAAAATGATCCTCAGGCTTGGCTGCAATATGTTCACCCGGATGACTTACCAAAAGCCAAAGCCTTTATTAGCGACCATATTTGTCGGCATGGTGAGTATGAAGATCAGTTTCGGATGTATCGCAGTAATGGTGAATTAATTCATGTCTTATCCCGTGGCAAAGTGGTGGATATTGATGTAGAAGGCAACCCCCGTCGTGTGATTGGCATTCATAAAGATATTTCTGAGCGGGTTCGGCGGATGGAGCAAATTGAAAACCTGGCTTTTTATGATTCACTTACCAACTTGCCGAATCGTCGTTTATTGATGGAGCGGGCTAGGCAAAGTTTAGCGATGGCTAAGCGTCAGAATAAGAGTATGGGTGTTATGGTCATTGACTTGGATAAATTTAAACAAGTTAATGATACTCTTGGCCATGATGTGGGGGATGCGGTACTCATTGAAATTGGCCAACGGGTAAAGGCTAGTTTAAGGGAAGTAGATACCTTGTGTCGTCAAGGTGGCGATGAGTTTTCGATTATTTTGCCTGAATGTAATTCGTTAACTGCTTTGCAATTAGCAAATCGAATTCGCGAGGCTCTTGATGAACCCTGCCATATTAATGAACACCCAATTGAGTTAGGCGCTAGTATTGGTATTGCTTGTTATCCAGAAGATGGTGATAACTTAAGCGAGCTATTTAAAAATGCTGATATTGCAATGTATCAAGCTAAACATAAAGGACTGCATGTATCGCTATTCAAGGAAGAACAGGCTGAGGTTATGCAGCGGCGGGTGAAACTGGAAAAAGATTTACAAAAAGCCATTGGCTCACCACAAATGTATCTGACATTTCAGCCCCGAACCAATTTAATAACTGGGCAATATACTAGTGTTGAAGTGTTAACTCGCTGGACTCACCCAGAGTTTGGTGAAGTGATGCCATTGGAATTTATTCCTATCGCAGAAAATTCTGGGTTAATTCATAGTCTGGGGCGCTGGGTGGTGACTGAAGCTTGTAGGCAGTCTCAGGAATGGAAAGCAGCAGGACTACCTGTCAAAATAGCGGTAAATGTTTCAGAGACTGAGTTGCAAAATAATCAGCTGCATAAGTTTATTCAGCAGGTTTTGTCTGAATATGGGTTGAGTGGTAGTGACTTGGAAATTGAATTAACTGAATCTGCCGTGATGAAAAATGTGGAGAAAAATAGTGTATTACTCCATCACTTTAAAGATATCGGCGTAGGCGTAGCCATTGATGATTTTGGTACTGGTTATTCATCGTTAAGTTATTTAAACCGATTGCCCATTAGTTGTGTAAAAATCGATAAGCAATTTATCCATCAAATCTCTACAGTTGGTGGTCATGAAGTAGATCAAGCAGGTATTGTTAGAGCTATTATTAATCTGGCGAAAAGTATGGGCATTCGCACTGTCGCGGAAGGAGTTGAAACCCTTGAACAACAGCAGTTTCTACAACAGCAGTTGTGTGATGAAGCTCAAGGATATTTATTTTGTGGCCCCGTCAGCCCTGATGAAATCGTCAGGCAGTTTACCCAAAATCGGGGAGAGAATGGCGAGGAAATGAAATTCTCTATTTAG
- the mnmC gene encoding bifunctional tRNA (5-methylaminomethyl-2-thiouridine)(34)-methyltransferase MnmD/FAD-dependent 5-carboxymethylaminomethyl-2-thiouridine(34) oxidoreductase MnmC, translating to MLVNNFSLESASMLVTRKFQGNSLQCRQNQYQKFSRAMSSQQPPQATLSWDSQGLPIATAFDDVYFSKTNGLAETRYVFLAHNQLAERWQNLKNHFFTIAETGFGTGLNFLCAWQLWQQYAPATAQLHYISCEQFPLNKQDMTQALILWPELAPFAKELLNQYQELGPGFYRFQFASGKIVLTLLIGDANEYLPQLDGIVDAWFLDGFAPAKNPSLWQTTLFETMSAKSAVGTTFSTFTAAGIVRRGLKAAGFTVNKVRGFGSKRDMLCGVQEQPTLPAVKSPWYDRPKALVANQPSSFAKQVLVIGSGLAGACTAEALRQRGYSVTVLDQQAVPAEAASGNPQGVLYAKLSAHQTSLNQLVGQGYRFSLQWIKTLQKHLPQHTFWSACGVIQLAFNDKETERQQVIINSGLYPESMVQAATADTLTQLAGTKVKYSGLFFPEAGWVSPKLMCTRILQQPGIEFIPQAQVVDIQWQTTERQWCLTDHQQRQWQAPVVVIAGGTLSNQLQVSDYLKLTAIRGQTSYFPTNPVSQQLNTVICGDGYLAPAFSGQHLVGATFNHHTSSVELTTEDHQTNFNRLQQLAPDCFQACQQNQPTGFSAGRVGFRCTTPDFLPVVGPLVDQQAFIETFSDLRKNARQLFTKPAPFQPGLFVNTGHGSRGLISAPLAGEMIACYLTGEPMPVSHELLTALHPSRFLVKDLIQRKR from the coding sequence ATGCTTGTAAATAACTTTAGCTTAGAGTCTGCCTCTATGCTGGTTACTCGTAAGTTCCAGGGTAACTCGTTACAATGCCGTCAAAATCAGTATCAAAAATTTAGTAGGGCTATGTCTTCTCAACAACCACCTCAAGCAACTCTCTCCTGGGATTCACAAGGGCTACCTATCGCCACAGCATTTGATGATGTTTATTTTTCGAAAACCAATGGTCTAGCAGAAACCCGCTATGTGTTTCTTGCCCATAACCAGTTAGCAGAGCGCTGGCAAAACCTTAAAAACCATTTTTTTACCATTGCCGAAACAGGCTTTGGTACCGGCTTAAATTTTCTTTGCGCCTGGCAGCTATGGCAGCAGTACGCGCCAGCTACAGCACAACTGCACTATATTTCCTGTGAGCAATTTCCTCTCAATAAACAGGATATGACCCAAGCACTGATCTTATGGCCAGAGTTGGCCCCTTTTGCAAAAGAATTGCTAAACCAATACCAAGAGCTTGGCCCTGGGTTTTATCGCTTCCAGTTTGCTTCAGGAAAAATTGTGCTCACTTTATTAATTGGTGATGCCAATGAGTATCTCCCCCAACTCGATGGCATTGTTGATGCCTGGTTTTTGGATGGTTTTGCTCCAGCCAAGAATCCTTCTCTCTGGCAAACCACTTTATTTGAAACCATGTCTGCTAAAAGTGCAGTCGGAACCACCTTCAGTACCTTTACTGCAGCTGGTATCGTGCGTCGGGGCTTAAAAGCGGCAGGCTTTACCGTAAATAAAGTGAGGGGGTTTGGCAGTAAGCGAGATATGCTATGTGGTGTGCAAGAACAGCCTACTCTACCTGCCGTCAAATCACCTTGGTATGATCGTCCCAAAGCATTAGTCGCAAACCAGCCATCATCATTTGCCAAGCAGGTATTAGTGATTGGGTCTGGTTTGGCAGGGGCTTGTACGGCTGAAGCCTTACGCCAACGGGGGTATTCTGTTACCGTTTTGGATCAACAAGCGGTCCCCGCTGAAGCTGCATCTGGCAACCCCCAAGGGGTGCTTTATGCCAAGCTTTCTGCCCATCAAACGTCATTAAACCAGTTAGTAGGACAAGGTTATCGCTTCAGCTTGCAATGGATAAAGACCCTTCAGAAGCACTTACCTCAGCACACTTTTTGGTCTGCCTGTGGGGTGATTCAACTAGCTTTTAATGATAAAGAAACTGAGCGGCAGCAGGTCATTATTAATAGCGGCTTATACCCAGAAAGTATGGTACAAGCAGCAACTGCTGATACTTTGACTCAACTGGCAGGCACTAAAGTGAAGTACTCTGGGCTGTTTTTTCCTGAGGCGGGTTGGGTTTCACCTAAGCTGATGTGTACCCGTATTTTGCAACAGCCCGGTATAGAATTTATTCCTCAAGCTCAGGTGGTTGATATTCAGTGGCAAACCACTGAGCGACAATGGTGTTTAACAGATCACCAACAACGACAGTGGCAAGCCCCCGTTGTAGTGATTGCCGGAGGCACATTGAGCAATCAACTACAGGTCAGTGACTATTTAAAGCTGACTGCTATTCGTGGCCAAACCAGTTATTTTCCAACCAACCCGGTCAGCCAACAACTGAATACGGTCATTTGTGGCGATGGTTATTTAGCTCCAGCATTTTCAGGACAACATTTAGTTGGAGCAACATTTAACCATCATACGTCATCTGTCGAATTAACTACAGAAGACCATCAAACCAATTTCAATCGTTTACAGCAACTAGCACCCGACTGTTTCCAAGCCTGTCAGCAAAACCAGCCTACAGGTTTTTCAGCAGGACGAGTCGGCTTCCGTTGTACAACACCTGACTTCTTACCGGTGGTAGGCCCTCTTGTTGATCAGCAAGCTTTTATTGAAACATTCAGCGATTTGCGGAAAAATGCTCGACAACTATTTACCAAACCAGCCCCTTTTCAACCAGGATTATTTGTTAACACTGGGCATGGCTCCAGAGGCTTAATTTCAGCACCACTTGCAGGGGAAATGATTGCTTGTTACTTAACTGGTGAACCGATGCCAGTTAGTCATGAACTCCTGACGGCCCTTCACCCCAGCCGTTTTTTGGTGAAGGATTTAATTCAACGTAAGCGTTAA